One window of Halopseudomonas maritima genomic DNA carries:
- the ubiE gene encoding bifunctional demethylmenaquinone methyltransferase/2-methoxy-6-polyprenyl-1,4-benzoquinol methylase UbiE, giving the protein MSDQHEHEKTTHFGYQTVAESEKAQRVAEVFHSVAAKYDIMNDLMSGGIHRLWKRFTIELSGVRTGNRVLDIAGGTGDLTRRFAKRVGPTGEVVLADINASMLKVGRDRLLDLGVAGNVRFVQADAEALPFPDNYFDCITIAFGLRNVTHKDAAIASMLRVLKPGGRLLVLEFSKPKSELLSKVYDQYSFKFLPLMGKLVADDADSYRYLAESIRMHPDQETLKAMMEEVGFARVTYHNMTGGIVALHRGVKP; this is encoded by the coding sequence ATGAGCGATCAGCACGAGCACGAAAAAACCACCCACTTTGGCTACCAGACCGTCGCCGAGTCCGAAAAGGCCCAGCGCGTCGCCGAGGTCTTCCACTCGGTCGCCGCCAAGTACGACATCATGAACGACCTGATGTCCGGCGGCATCCACCGCCTCTGGAAGCGCTTCACCATCGAGCTGTCCGGCGTGCGCACCGGTAACCGGGTGCTCGATATCGCCGGCGGCACTGGCGACCTGACGCGCCGTTTTGCCAAGCGCGTGGGGCCGACGGGCGAAGTCGTACTGGCCGACATCAACGCCTCCATGCTCAAGGTTGGCCGTGACCGCCTGCTGGATCTGGGTGTGGCCGGCAACGTGCGTTTTGTCCAGGCCGATGCCGAGGCGCTGCCCTTCCCCGACAATTATTTCGACTGCATCACCATTGCCTTCGGCCTGCGTAACGTGACCCACAAGGACGCTGCCATCGCCTCGATGCTGCGTGTGCTCAAGCCAGGCGGCCGCCTGCTGGTGCTGGAGTTCTCCAAGCCCAAGAGCGAGCTGCTGTCCAAGGTCTACGACCAATACAGCTTCAAGTTCCTGCCGCTGATGGGCAAGCTGGTGGCCGACGACGCCGATAGCTACCGCTACCTGGCCGAGTCCATTCGCATGCACCCGGACCAGGAAACCCTCAAGGCCATGATGGAAGAAGTCGGCTTTGCCCGGGTGACTTACCACAACATGACCGGCGGCATCGTCGCCCTGCACCGGGGCGTAAAACCCTGA
- a CDS encoding ubiquinone biosynthesis accessory factor UbiJ: protein MLPGALLRAAERSIAAALARDPVTARRIGALAGKRILINSRQPDWQLWLAPAPGSIGLNTRSDAPADVELHAPASLLARLLASSDRKAVLQEPEVELQGDSQVLIALQNALADLQLDGEAELARWLGPVAGHAIGSALRRSHQWGRDSRASLRQTLAEYLTEESRQLVGQAEARARAEQLHDLRLQLDRLEARVALLSPTDPDSPDA from the coding sequence ATGCTGCCTGGCGCGCTGCTCCGCGCAGCCGAGCGCAGCATTGCTGCGGCGCTGGCTCGCGACCCGGTCACTGCCAGGCGCATCGGCGCGCTGGCCGGCAAGCGCATTCTGATCAACAGCCGTCAGCCTGACTGGCAGCTGTGGCTGGCGCCCGCACCCGGCAGCATTGGCCTGAATACCCGCAGCGACGCGCCAGCCGATGTTGAACTGCATGCCCCGGCCAGCCTGCTCGCTCGGCTGCTGGCCAGCAGCGACCGCAAGGCCGTGCTGCAGGAGCCAGAGGTGGAGCTACAGGGCGACAGCCAGGTGCTGATCGCGCTGCAGAATGCACTGGCCGACCTGCAGCTCGATGGCGAGGCCGAGCTGGCGCGCTGGCTCGGCCCGGTAGCCGGCCACGCCATCGGCAGTGCCCTGCGCCGCAGCCACCAGTGGGGCCGTGACAGCCGCGCCAGCTTGCGCCAGACGCTGGCGGAATACCTGACCGAAGAAAGCCGCCAACTGGTCGGCCAGGCTGAAGCCCGCGCCCGCGCCGAGCAACTGCATGACCTGCGCCTGCAGCTCGACCGCCTGGAAGCGCGCGTCGCCCTGCTCTCTCCCACCGACCCGGACTCGCCCGACGCATGA
- the ubiB gene encoding ubiquinone biosynthesis regulatory protein kinase UbiB — protein MRLTALVRLLRILHIFTRYRLDQILLDLPLPVLGRLLLQLGPWRLRPAPRDLSRGARLRKACEDLGPVFIKFGQILSTRRDLMPDDIAQELAHLQDKVPPFPGPQARARIEEQLGERIEDVFASFSDEPLASASVAQVHAARLKDGSEVVVKVVRPGIGETIDQDIQWLFVAARLLERVSTEGRRLRPVEVVEDYESTIFDELDLYREAANASQLRRNFEGSELIYIPKIYWDWCRHKVLVMERIEGIPVTDLPALADQRTDMKKLAERGVEIFFTQVFRDSFFHADMHPGNIFISRKHPWEPQYIAIDFGIVGSLTPEDQSYLARNLMAFFKRDYRRVAQLHIDSGWVPADTRVNEFEAAIRSVCEPIFERPLKDISFGQLLLRLFQTARRFNMEVQPQLVLLQKTLLNIEGLGRQLYPDLDLWSTGQPYLERWMRERMLPQNQVKHWQQHLERVPALIDSAHRALDNLADAPLREQPPQRPRWPLQLAGIALVIFGASALGGDDPQLWLHAAPTQWALIALGGWLILRRR, from the coding sequence ATGAGACTGACCGCCTTGGTGCGCCTGCTGCGCATCCTGCATATCTTTACCCGCTACCGTCTGGACCAGATTCTGCTGGATCTGCCATTACCGGTACTGGGCCGTCTGTTGTTACAACTGGGCCCCTGGCGTCTGCGCCCGGCGCCGCGTGACCTGAGCCGCGGTGCGCGCCTGCGCAAGGCCTGCGAAGACCTCGGCCCGGTGTTTATCAAGTTTGGTCAGATTCTCTCCACCCGCCGTGACCTGATGCCCGACGACATCGCACAGGAACTGGCCCACCTGCAGGACAAGGTGCCGCCGTTCCCCGGCCCGCAGGCCCGCGCCCGCATCGAGGAGCAGCTCGGCGAGCGCATCGAGGATGTGTTCGCCAGCTTCAGTGACGAGCCACTGGCCTCCGCCTCGGTTGCTCAAGTGCACGCGGCACGCCTGAAGGACGGCAGCGAGGTGGTGGTCAAGGTGGTGCGCCCCGGCATCGGCGAGACCATCGACCAGGACATCCAGTGGCTGTTCGTCGCCGCCCGCCTGCTGGAGCGCGTCTCGACCGAGGGCCGGCGCCTGCGTCCGGTCGAGGTGGTCGAGGACTACGAAAGCACCATCTTCGACGAATTGGATCTGTACCGCGAAGCCGCCAACGCCTCCCAGCTGCGCCGCAACTTTGAAGGCTCGGAGCTGATCTACATTCCCAAGATCTACTGGGACTGGTGCCGTCACAAGGTATTGGTGATGGAGCGCATCGAGGGCATCCCGGTGACCGATCTGCCGGCGCTGGCCGACCAGCGTACCGACATGAAGAAGCTCGCCGAACGCGGCGTGGAAATCTTCTTTACCCAGGTGTTCCGTGACAGCTTCTTCCACGCCGACATGCACCCGGGCAACATCTTCATCTCGCGCAAGCACCCCTGGGAGCCGCAGTACATCGCCATCGACTTTGGCATCGTCGGCAGCCTGACGCCGGAAGACCAAAGCTACCTGGCACGCAACCTGATGGCCTTCTTCAAGCGCGACTACCGCCGCGTCGCCCAACTGCACATCGACTCGGGCTGGGTGCCGGCCGACACCCGCGTGAATGAATTTGAAGCGGCGATTCGCAGCGTCTGCGAGCCGATCTTCGAGCGCCCGCTGAAAGACATTTCCTTCGGCCAGCTGCTGCTGCGCCTGTTCCAGACCGCCCGCCGCTTCAATATGGAAGTCCAGCCGCAGCTGGTACTGCTGCAAAAGACCTTGCTGAACATCGAGGGGCTGGGCCGCCAGCTGTACCCGGATCTGGATCTGTGGAGCACCGGCCAGCCCTACCTGGAGCGCTGGATGCGCGAGCGCATGCTGCCGCAGAATCAGGTCAAGCACTGGCAGCAGCATCTGGAGCGCGTGCCCGCACTGATCGACAGCGCCCACCGCGCCCTCGACAACCTGGCCGACGCACCACTGCGCGAGCAGCCGCCGCAGCGCCCACGCTGGCCACTGCAACTGGCCGGTATCGCGCTGGTGATCTTCGGCGCCAGCGCGCTGGGCGGCGACGACCCGCAGCTCTGGCTGCACGCCGCGCCCACCCAGTGGGCGCTGATCGCCCTGGGCGGCTGGCTGATTCTGCGCCGCAGATAG
- a CDS encoding polyhydroxyalkanoic acid system family protein, translating to MATVDITREHSLGKEQARERAQQLADKLAQKLDAKCSWEGDQLNFKRSGADGCIIVSESDVRVQVKLGMMLTPMAGMVKSEVQKALDKYLT from the coding sequence ATGGCGACCGTAGATATCACCCGTGAACACAGCCTTGGCAAGGAACAGGCCAGAGAGCGTGCCCAACAGCTGGCCGACAAGCTGGCACAAAAGCTGGACGCCAAATGCAGTTGGGAAGGGGATCAATTGAACTTCAAACGCAGCGGTGCTGACGGCTGCATCATTGTGTCGGAGTCGGATGTGCGCGTGCAGGTCAAGCTGGGCATGATGCTCACGCCCATGGCCGGCATGGTGAAAAGCGAAGTGCAGAAGGCGCTGGACAAATACCTGACCTGA
- the tatC gene encoding twin-arginine translocase subunit TatC produces MSNPDLPPVKSGGDMPLVAHLTELRSRLLRIVLIWLVIFAGLFYFANDIYAFISEPLRALLPEGTSMIATDVASPFLTPFKLTLISALFIAMPFVLHQVWGFIAPGLYKHEKRLAVPLLASSILLFYGGMAFAYFVVFPLVFGFFTSAAPDGVAVMTDINSYLDFVLTLFMAFGLSFEIPVATVLLVAVGIVDVKSLSKARPYVVVGCFTIGMVLTPPDVISQTLLALPMWLLYEVGILFSRLVRPRSREESQDSPQA; encoded by the coding sequence ATGAGCAACCCTGATCTGCCGCCCGTCAAGAGCGGCGGCGACATGCCGCTGGTCGCGCACCTGACCGAGCTGCGCTCGCGCCTGCTGCGCATTGTGCTGATCTGGCTGGTGATCTTTGCCGGCCTGTTCTACTTTGCCAACGACATCTACGCCTTTATCTCCGAGCCGCTGCGCGCGCTGCTGCCCGAAGGCACCAGCATGATCGCCACCGATGTCGCCTCGCCGTTCCTGACCCCCTTCAAGCTGACGCTGATCAGCGCGCTGTTTATCGCCATGCCCTTTGTGCTGCATCAGGTCTGGGGTTTTATAGCACCCGGGCTGTACAAGCACGAGAAGCGTCTGGCGGTGCCGCTGCTGGCCTCTAGCATTCTGCTGTTCTACGGCGGCATGGCCTTTGCCTACTTTGTGGTCTTTCCGCTGGTGTTCGGCTTTTTCACCAGCGCGGCGCCGGATGGCGTGGCGGTGATGACCGATATCAACAGCTATCTGGATTTTGTCCTGACGCTGTTCATGGCCTTTGGCCTGTCCTTCGAGATCCCGGTGGCCACTGTCCTGCTGGTCGCCGTCGGCATTGTCGACGTAAAAAGCCTGAGCAAGGCGCGCCCCTACGTGGTGGTTGGCTGCTTTACCATCGGCATGGTGCTGACACCGCCGGATGTCATCTCCCAAACCCTGCTCGCGCTGCCCATGTGGCTGCTGTATGAAGTGGGCATCCTCTTCAGCCGTCTGGTACGGCCGCGCAGCCGCGAAGAATCGCAGGACAGCCCGCAGGCATGA
- the tatA gene encoding Sec-independent protein translocase subunit TatA, whose translation MGFGGISLWQLLIVLVIVVLLFGTKRLKNIGGDLGGAIKGFRKAMNDEEKPSVENKPGETLDAKAEEHKQDSQSKP comes from the coding sequence ATGGGTTTTGGTGGCATTAGTCTGTGGCAACTGCTGATCGTGCTGGTCATCGTGGTACTGCTGTTCGGCACCAAGCGGTTGAAGAACATCGGCGGCGATCTGGGCGGCGCAATCAAGGGCTTTCGCAAGGCAATGAACGACGAGGAAAAACCCTCGGTCGAGAACAAGCCCGGCGAGACGCTGGATGCCAAGGCCGAAGAGCACAAGCAGGACAGCCAGTCCAAGCCGTAA
- the hisI gene encoding phosphoribosyl-AMP cyclohydrolase, translated as MTDSTAANDWLDSIHWDADGLVPAIAQDVHTQRILMMAWMNREALQLTVQEGRGIYWSRSRQRLWRKGEESGNVQQLHELRLDCDADVVILQVEQIGGIACHTGRQSCFYRVLKDGQWQTVDAVIKDPKELYEHPKHV; from the coding sequence ATGACTGATTCAACCGCCGCCAACGACTGGCTCGACAGCATCCACTGGGATGCCGACGGCCTGGTTCCTGCCATCGCCCAGGATGTACACACCCAGCGCATTCTGATGATGGCCTGGATGAACCGCGAAGCCCTGCAACTGACCGTACAGGAAGGCCGCGGCATCTACTGGTCACGCTCGCGCCAGCGCCTGTGGCGCAAGGGCGAGGAGTCGGGCAACGTGCAACAGCTGCACGAGCTGCGGCTGGACTGCGACGCCGACGTCGTCATCCTGCAGGTCGAACAGATCGGTGGCATTGCCTGCCACACCGGCCGGCAAAGCTGTTTCTATCGGGTTCTGAAAGATGGCCAGTGGCAGACCGTCGACGCCGTCATCAAGGACCCCAAAGAGTTATACGAGCACCCAAAACATGTCTGA
- the tatB gene encoding Sec-independent protein translocase protein TatB: MFDIGFMEMLVVAIIALLVLGPERLPGAIRTVSLTIGRIKRGFSDVRSQVERELGADEIRQQLNNERILAELEKQGLHAGSPSNQTSARPGGNQSVTQPTHTGATAEQPRAESANEQQDTRHEQP; the protein is encoded by the coding sequence ATGTTCGACATCGGCTTTATGGAAATGCTGGTGGTGGCGATCATCGCCCTGCTGGTTCTTGGCCCGGAGCGTTTGCCCGGCGCCATCCGCACTGTCAGCCTGACCATTGGCCGCATCAAGCGCGGCTTCTCGGACGTGCGCTCGCAGGTTGAGCGCGAACTGGGTGCCGACGAGATCCGCCAGCAGCTGAACAACGAGCGCATCCTCGCCGAACTGGAAAAGCAGGGCCTGCACGCCGGCAGCCCGAGCAACCAGACCAGCGCCCGACCGGGCGGTAATCAGAGCGTCACACAGCCGACGCACACTGGCGCGACCGCAGAGCAACCCCGCGCCGAGTCCGCCAATGAGCAGCAAGACACCCGCCATGAGCAACCCTGA
- a CDS encoding PHA/PHB synthase family protein has translation MPDHPQGRLHTTAIRGDISATLLALLRSLATQPCHHADYLRSTLEHLLLAVQNRLDLSPLDDDPRFAHPGWQRPAGQLLLQLWQAWQQPLSDWLQGLQLADHERAQLHWLLDQLAAATAPSNSLLNPAILAEARASNGHSLCRGAHHLWQDLASGRPFAQPNLDTQYRLGTDLACTPGQVIARHAEFELICYSPRQPQVHERPLLLVPPPINRFYLLDLNPGNSLVEHALEQGLQVYLISWRNPNPSHCNWGLGRYVSACQRALNETRLHSGSTQATLTGICSGGLIAALLCAWQQAAGYAQQLSALSLLVTPLDTRLNTDLLRLNGPAARQRLRRQAWQQGYLDERSSGAAFGWMRPDQLVWAPAITRYGLGRELPCSPVVYWGHDHTRLPAQLVDDLLDLFDRDPLGQPGSLQLNSEAIDLTSITLPSWHLAARRDHIVPWHNAYPGIRMGGAKHFTLCHSGHIQGLLCPPGHPRAHYHSGPANSSNADSWLASAETQQGSWWPAWSNWLKDHSGPLVNAPVQGDGGLGPAPGRYVQQH, from the coding sequence ATGCCCGACCACCCCCAAGGACGACTGCACACAACCGCTATCCGAGGGGATATATCCGCCACCTTGCTTGCTCTGCTACGCAGCCTGGCAACCCAACCCTGTCACCACGCCGACTACCTGCGCAGCACCCTTGAACACCTGCTACTCGCCGTGCAGAACAGGCTGGACCTGAGCCCGCTGGACGACGACCCACGCTTTGCTCACCCCGGCTGGCAACGGCCCGCCGGCCAGTTGCTGCTGCAACTCTGGCAGGCCTGGCAGCAGCCGCTGTCGGACTGGCTGCAGGGCCTGCAACTGGCCGACCATGAGCGCGCCCAATTGCACTGGCTGCTCGACCAGCTGGCCGCCGCCACTGCCCCCAGCAACAGCCTGCTCAACCCCGCGATTCTGGCCGAGGCCCGCGCCAGCAACGGGCACAGCCTGTGCCGCGGCGCGCATCACCTGTGGCAGGACCTGGCCAGCGGGCGCCCCTTCGCACAACCCAACCTCGACACCCAGTACCGTCTCGGCACAGATCTGGCCTGTACGCCCGGGCAGGTGATCGCACGGCACGCCGAGTTCGAGCTGATCTGCTACAGCCCTCGGCAACCGCAGGTGCATGAGCGTCCGCTGCTGCTGGTGCCGCCACCAATCAACCGCTTCTACCTGCTCGACCTCAACCCCGGCAACAGCCTGGTCGAGCACGCGCTGGAGCAAGGCCTGCAGGTCTACCTGATCAGTTGGCGCAACCCCAACCCCAGCCACTGCAACTGGGGGCTGGGGCGCTATGTCAGTGCCTGCCAGCGGGCCCTGAACGAGACTCGCCTGCACAGCGGCAGTACCCAGGCAACCCTGACCGGCATCTGCAGCGGGGGCCTGATCGCGGCACTGTTGTGCGCCTGGCAGCAAGCCGCCGGCTACGCGCAGCAGCTCAGTGCCCTGAGCCTGCTGGTTACCCCGCTCGACACCCGGCTGAACACCGATCTGCTGCGCCTGAACGGCCCGGCCGCGCGCCAACGCCTGCGCCGCCAGGCCTGGCAACAAGGTTATCTGGATGAACGCAGCAGTGGCGCCGCCTTTGGCTGGATGCGTCCGGACCAGCTGGTCTGGGCCCCCGCCATCACGCGCTACGGGCTTGGCCGCGAGCTGCCGTGCAGCCCGGTGGTGTACTGGGGGCACGATCACACTCGGCTGCCGGCGCAGCTGGTAGACGACCTACTGGATCTGTTTGACCGCGACCCGCTGGGCCAACCCGGCAGCCTGCAACTCAATAGCGAGGCGATCGACCTCACCAGCATCACCCTGCCAAGCTGGCACCTGGCCGCCCGGCGCGATCATATCGTGCCCTGGCACAACGCCTATCCCGGCATCCGAATGGGCGGCGCAAAGCACTTTACCCTGTGTCACAGCGGGCACATCCAAGGGTTGCTGTGCCCGCCGGGTCACCCCCGCGCCCACTATCACAGTGGCCCAGCCAACAGCAGCAACGCCGACAGCTGGCTGGCCTCGGCCGAGACGCAACAGGGCAGTTGGTGGCCCGCCTGGAGCAACTGGTTAAAAGACCACAGTGGTCCTCTGGTCAACGCCCCCGTCCAGGGCGATGGCGGTCTTGGCCCGGCACCGGGCCGCTACGTTCAACAGCATTAA
- a CDS encoding TetR/AcrR family transcriptional regulator produces MKTRDRILLCTLELFNEHGESNVTTLDIANELEISPGNLYYHFKGKEVLLDALVDDFLLSTRSLLLTDDSPNDVEPEDLWLLLHLLFEAIATHRFLFQDLSSLMSRYPALRRQMQPWVAALRLRLEQVLHALHASGHLHADSGERNRLLDALCQTCLFWLDYQRVCHPDELDPASGVQQMLGLLQPWLDAEGQDWVQALIARYG; encoded by the coding sequence ATGAAAACCCGCGACCGAATCCTGCTGTGCACCCTTGAGCTGTTCAACGAGCATGGCGAATCCAACGTCACCACGCTGGATATCGCCAATGAGCTGGAGATCAGCCCAGGCAACCTCTACTACCACTTCAAGGGCAAGGAGGTGCTGCTCGACGCGCTGGTCGATGACTTTCTACTCAGCACGCGCAGCCTGCTGCTGACCGACGACAGCCCGAACGACGTTGAACCGGAGGACCTCTGGTTGCTCCTGCACCTGCTGTTCGAGGCCATCGCCACGCACCGCTTTCTGTTCCAGGATCTGTCCAGCCTAATGAGCCGTTACCCAGCCCTGCGCCGGCAAATGCAACCCTGGGTCGCGGCCCTGCGTCTGCGCCTGGAGCAGGTACTGCACGCCCTGCATGCCAGCGGACACCTGCACGCCGACAGCGGCGAACGCAACCGCCTGCTGGATGCCCTATGTCAGACCTGCCTGTTCTGGCTGGACTACCAGCGCGTCTGCCACCCCGATGAGCTTGACCCGGCCAGCGGCGTGCAGCAGATGCTCGGCCTGCTGCAGCCTTGGCTGGATGCAGAAGGACAGGACTGGGTGCAGGCGCTGATTGCCCGGTACGGCTAG
- the phaZ gene encoding poly(3-hydroxyalkanoate) depolymerase → MPQPYIFRTIELDGQYLRTAVRPGSSTLPPLLVFNGIGANLELVFPFVEALDPDLEVIAFDVPGVGGSSTPATPFRFPGLAKLAARMLDYLDYSQVNVIGVSWGGALAQQFAYSHPERCKKLILAATSAGAVMVPGRPSVLLKMASPRRYIQPSHGVNIAPDIYGGAFRRDPQLAKRHAAKVRSSGKLGYYWQLFAGLGWTSVHWLHKIRQPTLILAGDDDPIIPLINMKMLAWRIPNSELHVIDDGHLFLVTRAQSVAPMIMAFLSEEKQPAVIRHGAALRAPRA, encoded by the coding sequence ATGCCGCAGCCTTATATCTTTCGCACCATCGAGCTGGACGGTCAGTATCTGCGTACAGCTGTCCGTCCGGGCAGCAGTACGCTACCGCCGCTGCTGGTCTTCAATGGCATCGGCGCCAACCTGGAGCTGGTGTTTCCCTTTGTCGAGGCACTGGATCCAGACTTGGAGGTCATTGCCTTCGACGTTCCCGGCGTGGGCGGCTCGTCTACGCCGGCCACGCCGTTCCGCTTTCCAGGGCTGGCCAAGCTGGCGGCACGCATGCTGGATTATCTGGACTACTCCCAGGTCAACGTGATCGGCGTGTCCTGGGGCGGTGCTCTGGCGCAGCAATTTGCCTACAGCCACCCTGAGCGCTGCAAGAAGCTGATTCTGGCAGCCACCTCCGCCGGCGCGGTGATGGTGCCTGGGCGGCCTTCGGTACTGCTGAAGATGGCCAGCCCGCGACGCTATATCCAGCCCTCGCACGGGGTGAACATCGCGCCGGACATCTACGGCGGCGCCTTCCGCCGTGACCCGCAGCTGGCCAAGAGGCACGCCGCCAAGGTGCGCTCCTCCGGCAAGCTCGGTTACTACTGGCAGCTGTTTGCCGGTCTGGGCTGGACCAGCGTGCACTGGCTGCACAAGATCCGTCAGCCAACGCTGATTCTGGCCGGCGATGATGACCCGATCATCCCGCTGATCAACATGAAGATGCTGGCCTGGCGTATTCCCAACTCCGAGCTGCACGTCATCGACGATGGCCACCTGTTTCTGGTGACCCGCGCACAAAGCGTGGCGCCGATGATCATGGCCTTCCTGTCGGAGGAAAAACAGCCGGCGGTTATCCGCCACGGGGCCGCCCTGAGGGCGCCCAGAGCATGA
- a CDS encoding phosphoribosyl-ATP diphosphatase: MSDTLSQLAAVLEQRKQASADSSYVASLHAKGLNKILEKVGEECTETLLAAKDCQHSEDKSDLVYETADLWFHSLVMLSHLGLGPDDILNELARRFDLSGLEEKASRSK; the protein is encoded by the coding sequence ATGTCTGACACCCTGAGCCAACTGGCCGCCGTGCTGGAGCAACGCAAGCAGGCGTCTGCCGACTCCTCCTACGTTGCCAGCCTGCACGCCAAGGGCCTGAACAAGATTCTCGAAAAGGTTGGTGAAGAGTGCACAGAGACACTGCTAGCCGCCAAGGACTGTCAGCACAGCGAGGACAAATCGGACCTGGTCTACGAGACCGCTGACCTGTGGTTCCACTCACTGGTCATGCTGAGCCATCTTGGCCTTGGCCCCGATGACATCCTGAACGAATTGGCACGCCGCTTCGACCTGTCCGGTCTTGAAGAAAAGGCGTCCCGCAGCAAATAA
- a CDS encoding phasin family protein → MAGKKKDKDPGWVADIENYSRQIWLAGLGAYAKVGKEGVKLFENLIKDGEAAEKKARAEIDKQVETLKGKAKSSKNPLEKAKTEADKAKGKLTGKWNELEDAFDKRLNSAVSRLGVPSQAEVKALNAKVDELTKLIEGLASGKTAAPKAAAKASPAASKPAAKPRATRKPAASAAAKPAAKPAAKTTASKPAAAKASTAAAKPKAPAKPRAAAKPKAPAKPKATPAVKAPAATSTASSPAPASAPAADKPAES, encoded by the coding sequence ATGGCGGGTAAGAAGAAGGACAAGGATCCGGGTTGGGTCGCTGATATCGAAAACTATTCGCGTCAGATCTGGCTGGCAGGTCTGGGCGCCTACGCCAAGGTCGGGAAGGAGGGCGTCAAGCTCTTCGAAAACCTGATCAAAGATGGTGAGGCGGCCGAGAAGAAAGCCAGGGCCGAGATCGACAAGCAGGTCGAAACCCTCAAGGGTAAGGCCAAGTCCAGTAAGAACCCGCTGGAAAAAGCGAAGACCGAAGCCGACAAGGCCAAGGGCAAGCTGACCGGCAAGTGGAACGAGCTGGAAGATGCGTTCGACAAGCGTCTCAACAGTGCTGTCTCCCGCCTTGGAGTGCCCTCGCAGGCTGAAGTTAAGGCGTTGAACGCCAAGGTTGATGAGCTGACCAAGCTGATTGAAGGCCTGGCCAGCGGCAAGACCGCTGCACCCAAGGCGGCGGCCAAGGCTAGCCCGGCGGCGAGCAAGCCGGCTGCCAAGCCGCGCGCTACGCGCAAGCCGGCAGCCAGCGCTGCGGCCAAACCGGCAGCTAAGCCTGCGGCCAAGACTACTGCCAGTAAACCGGCAGCGGCCAAGGCCAGCACGGCTGCAGCCAAGCCCAAGGCTCCGGCCAAGCCGCGTGCGGCCGCCAAGCCGAAAGCGCCGGCCAAGCCCAAGGCGACACCGGCTGTGAAGGCGCCGGCAGCAACCTCCACCGCCTCCTCACCGGCTCCGGCCAGTGCGCCGGCGGCGGACAAGCCTGCCGAGTCCTGA
- a CDS encoding phasin family protein, whose product MAKNTAKKIEDNAAGFASDVKKYAHQIWLAGLGAYAKAGKEGADYFKSLVNEGEEIEKQGKELVASQVEAANSRIESFKEKVHEKTGGRFSKVEEVFDERVASTLGRMGIPSKKDIDQLSAKLDDLSAALKSLQSK is encoded by the coding sequence ATGGCCAAGAACACCGCAAAGAAAATCGAAGACAACGCTGCCGGCTTTGCCAGTGACGTGAAGAAGTACGCCCACCAGATCTGGCTGGCAGGCCTGGGTGCCTACGCCAAGGCTGGCAAGGAAGGCGCCGACTACTTCAAGTCGCTGGTCAACGAAGGTGAAGAAATCGAGAAGCAGGGCAAGGAGCTGGTTGCCAGCCAGGTCGAAGCTGCCAACAGCCGCATCGAATCCTTCAAGGAAAAAGTGCACGAGAAGACCGGTGGTCGCTTCAGCAAGGTAGAAGAAGTGTTTGACGAGCGCGTTGCCTCTACCTTGGGCCGCATGGGCATCCCGAGCAAGAAGGATATTGATCAGCTGTCTGCTAAGCTGGATGATCTGAGTGCTGCACTCAAGTCACTGCAAAGCAAGTAA